A window of the Odocoileus virginianus isolate 20LAN1187 ecotype Illinois chromosome 20, Ovbor_1.2, whole genome shotgun sequence genome harbors these coding sequences:
- the ZNF114 gene encoding zinc finger protein 114 isoform X1 — protein sequence MGSNSGPPVVKSSIPSACHPANLWDWNERLPPAVLDPSRSRLSGEMDSMTFEDVAVNFTWEEWALLDAAQRQLYRDVILETCGHLACVDWATRHQTKDSTPRQNNLAKRTFQEVNRAHLASSGSRLSDLREDWMSHRIEVPGKQRGRTLKQVAAAHEKDASPIGFWEYPQMRDISNPGQKIVPSQGDSTRKHNPRCNSDILKQILLLHSNQKIFTKNEDDQVKWQEMPWTSPARTQTELKSKARMDHQNDLLHLQAEMYMGVSIHKHCPRGKALGGDISLRTRGMPLKEKPRHSHQCENTFLNNSLPAGQTQPCEAETNNENNQSGKTFVPVQSSDSHRRTSMGVKSYKCRDCRKAFVYQSSLKKHMEIHTGEKPYACENCGKTFKYILHLNKHMRNHNLKTFECPECGKSFNKSSKLKEHVRIHTGEKPYKCQECGKTFNKSTKLKEHSRIHTGEKLYKCKECGKIYTNSSSLKTHLKRVCG from the exons ttccaTTCCTTCCGCCTGCCACCCTGCAAACCTCTGGGACTGGAATGAACGCTTGCCACCAGCAGTCTTAGACCCGTCTAGGAGCCGGTTGTCGGGGGAAATG GACTCGATGACCTTCGAAGATGTGGCTGTGAACTTCACCTGGGAGGAGTGGGCCCTGCTGGACGCCGCACAGAGGCAGCTCTACAGAGATGTGATCCTGGAGACCTGTGGTCACCTGGCCTGTGTGG ACTGGGCGACTCGACATCAAACCAAAGACTCGACCCCTCGGCAGAACAACCTTGCTAAAAGGACGTTTCAGGAAGTGAACAGAGCACACCTGGCGAGCAGCGGTTCCCGACTCTCCGATCTCAGAGAAGACTGGATGTCCCATAGAATAGAGGTGCCAGGCAAACAGAGAGGGCGAACATTGAAACAAGTTGCAGCTGCCCATGAGAAAGATGCCTCTCCCATTGGATTCTGGGAATATCCCCAAATGAGGGACATCTCTAACCCTGGCCAGAAGATTGTGCCATCACAGGGAGATTCCACAAGAAAACATAACCCAAGATGTAACTCAGACATCTTGAAACAAATTCTCCTCTTACACAGTAATCaaaaaatctttacaaaaaaCGAAGATGACCAAGTCAAGTGGCAGGAAATGCCATGGACTTCACCTGCGAGAACTCAGACAGAGCTGAAATCAAAGGCGCGGATGGATCATCAGAACGACCTGCTTCATTTGCAGGCTGAAATGTACATGGGTGTGAGCATCCACAAACACTGTCCACGTGGGAAAGCCTTAGGGGGAGACATCTCCCTTAGGACACGAGGGATGCCCCTGAAAGAGAAACCTCGTCATTCTCATCAGTGTGAAAACACCTTCCTAAATAACTCTCTCCCTGCTGGGCAGACGCAACCCTGTGAGGCAGAGACAAATAATGAGAATAATCAAAGTGGGAAGACATTTGTCCCTGTTCAGAGTTCCGATTCGCACAGGAGAACTTCGATGGGAGTGAAAAGCTATAAGTGCAGGGACTGTAGGAAGGCCTTCGTGTATCAATCGTCCCTTAAGAAACACATGGAAATTCACACGGGAGAGAAGCCCTATGCATGTGAGAATTGTGGGAAAACCTTCAAATATATCTTACACCTTAATAAACATATGAGAAATCACAACCTGAAGACCTTTGAATGTCCGGAATGTGGGAAAAGCTTCAACAAGTCCTCGAAGCTTAAGGAACATGTTAggattcacactggagagaaaccctataaatGTCAGGAATGTGGGAAAACCTTCAATAAGTCCACAAAGCTTAAGGAACATAGTAggattcacactggagagaaactctataaatgtaaggaatgtgggaaaaTCTATACTAATTCTTCAAGTCTTAAAACCCACCTGAAGAGGGTCTGCGGATGA
- the ZNF114 gene encoding zinc finger protein 114 isoform X2, whose product MDSMTFEDVAVNFTWEEWALLDAAQRQLYRDVILETCGHLACVDWATRHQTKDSTPRQNNLAKRTFQEVNRAHLASSGSRLSDLREDWMSHRIEVPGKQRGRTLKQVAAAHEKDASPIGFWEYPQMRDISNPGQKIVPSQGDSTRKHNPRCNSDILKQILLLHSNQKIFTKNEDDQVKWQEMPWTSPARTQTELKSKARMDHQNDLLHLQAEMYMGVSIHKHCPRGKALGGDISLRTRGMPLKEKPRHSHQCENTFLNNSLPAGQTQPCEAETNNENNQSGKTFVPVQSSDSHRRTSMGVKSYKCRDCRKAFVYQSSLKKHMEIHTGEKPYACENCGKTFKYILHLNKHMRNHNLKTFECPECGKSFNKSSKLKEHVRIHTGEKPYKCQECGKTFNKSTKLKEHSRIHTGEKLYKCKECGKIYTNSSSLKTHLKRVCG is encoded by the exons ATG GACTCGATGACCTTCGAAGATGTGGCTGTGAACTTCACCTGGGAGGAGTGGGCCCTGCTGGACGCCGCACAGAGGCAGCTCTACAGAGATGTGATCCTGGAGACCTGTGGTCACCTGGCCTGTGTGG ACTGGGCGACTCGACATCAAACCAAAGACTCGACCCCTCGGCAGAACAACCTTGCTAAAAGGACGTTTCAGGAAGTGAACAGAGCACACCTGGCGAGCAGCGGTTCCCGACTCTCCGATCTCAGAGAAGACTGGATGTCCCATAGAATAGAGGTGCCAGGCAAACAGAGAGGGCGAACATTGAAACAAGTTGCAGCTGCCCATGAGAAAGATGCCTCTCCCATTGGATTCTGGGAATATCCCCAAATGAGGGACATCTCTAACCCTGGCCAGAAGATTGTGCCATCACAGGGAGATTCCACAAGAAAACATAACCCAAGATGTAACTCAGACATCTTGAAACAAATTCTCCTCTTACACAGTAATCaaaaaatctttacaaaaaaCGAAGATGACCAAGTCAAGTGGCAGGAAATGCCATGGACTTCACCTGCGAGAACTCAGACAGAGCTGAAATCAAAGGCGCGGATGGATCATCAGAACGACCTGCTTCATTTGCAGGCTGAAATGTACATGGGTGTGAGCATCCACAAACACTGTCCACGTGGGAAAGCCTTAGGGGGAGACATCTCCCTTAGGACACGAGGGATGCCCCTGAAAGAGAAACCTCGTCATTCTCATCAGTGTGAAAACACCTTCCTAAATAACTCTCTCCCTGCTGGGCAGACGCAACCCTGTGAGGCAGAGACAAATAATGAGAATAATCAAAGTGGGAAGACATTTGTCCCTGTTCAGAGTTCCGATTCGCACAGGAGAACTTCGATGGGAGTGAAAAGCTATAAGTGCAGGGACTGTAGGAAGGCCTTCGTGTATCAATCGTCCCTTAAGAAACACATGGAAATTCACACGGGAGAGAAGCCCTATGCATGTGAGAATTGTGGGAAAACCTTCAAATATATCTTACACCTTAATAAACATATGAGAAATCACAACCTGAAGACCTTTGAATGTCCGGAATGTGGGAAAAGCTTCAACAAGTCCTCGAAGCTTAAGGAACATGTTAggattcacactggagagaaaccctataaatGTCAGGAATGTGGGAAAACCTTCAATAAGTCCACAAAGCTTAAGGAACATAGTAggattcacactggagagaaactctataaatgtaaggaatgtgggaaaaTCTATACTAATTCTTCAAGTCTTAAAACCCACCTGAAGAGGGTCTGCGGATGA